One segment of Mastomys coucha isolate ucsf_1 unplaced genomic scaffold, UCSF_Mcou_1 pScaffold23, whole genome shotgun sequence DNA contains the following:
- the Xcr1 gene encoding chemokine XC receptor 1: protein MDSDSDALSIPASWVHMESSTAFYDYHDKLSLLCESNAIFFSTISTVILYSLVFLLSLVGNSLVLWVLVKYENLESLTNIFILNLCLSDLMFSCLLPVLISAQWDWFLGDFFCKFFNMIFCISLYSSIFFLTIMTIHRYLSVVSPISTLGIHTLRCRVLVTTSVWAASILSSIPDAVFHKVISLHCDYSEFHGFLASVYQHNIFFLLSMGIILFCYIQILRTLFRSRSRQRHRTVRLIFTVVVAYFLSWAPYNLILFLKTGIIQQSCESRQQLDIAMIISRNLAFSHCCFNPVLYVFVGVKFRRHLKRLLQQVWLCRKTSSTVPFSCSPGTFTYEGPSFY, encoded by the exons ATGGACTCAGACTCAG ATGCTCTCAGTATCCCTGCCTCCTGGGTCCATATGGAGTCCTCTACAGCCTTTTATGATTATCATGATAAATTAAGTCTTCTATGTGAGAGCAATGCCATCTTCTTTTCCACCATCTCCACCGTTATCCTGTACTCTCTGGTATTTCTCCTCAGCCTGGTGGGTAACAGCCTGGTTTTGTGGGTCTTGGTGAAGTATGAGAATCTAGAGTCACTCACCAATATCTTCATCCTCAACCTGTGTCTCTCAGACCTGATGTTCTCCTGCCTACTGCCTGTGTTGATCTCAGCACAATGGGATTGGTTTCTAGGTGACTTCTTCTGCAAGTTCTTCAACATGATCTTCTGCATCAGTCTCTACAGCAGCATCTTCTTCCTTACCATCATGACCATCCACCGATACCTGTCTGTAGTAAGCCCCATCTCTACTCTGGGTATTCATACCCTTCGTTGCCGTGTGCTGGTGACCACATCTGTGTGGGCAGCCAGCATCCTGTCCTCCATCCCTGATGCTGTCTTCCACAAAGTGATTTCCTTACATTGTGATTATTCTGAATTTCATGGGTTCTTGGCCTCAGTCTACCAGCACaacatcttcttcctcctctccatggGAATCATCCTGTTCTGTTATATACAGATTCTCAGGACTTTGTTTCGCTCAAGGTCCAGACAGAGACACCGAACAGTCAGGCTCATCTTCACCGTCGTGGTAGCATACTTCCTCAGCTGGGCTCCCTACAACCTCATTCTCTTCCTGAAAACTGGAATCATCCAGCAGAGCTGTGAGAGCCGTCAGCAGCTAGACATTGCTATGATCATCAGTCGCAATTTGGCCTTCTCCCACTGCTGCTTCAACCCAGTGCTTTATGTCTTTGTTGGGGTCAAGTTCCGCAGACACCTAAAACGTCTCCTCCAGCAGGTCTGGCTGTGCCGGAAGACATCCAGCACTGTTCCATTCTCCTGCTCCCCTGGTACCTTTACATATGAGGGCCCCTCCTTCTACTGA